One window from the genome of Neospora caninum Liverpool complete genome, chromosome VI encodes:
- a CDS encoding GTP-binding protein 1, related, which translates to MSVLQRIAEVEAEIARTQKNKATNYHLGLLKAKLAKLRAQLIEGSTKKGGGAGGEGFDVSKTGDARVGLVGFPSVGKSTLLNKLTGTFSEVAAYEFTTLTCVPGVFKYKGAKVQLLDLPGIIEGAKDGKGRGKQVIGVARTCSLILIVLDVMKPITHKQIIERELEGFGIRLNKKPPNITFKKKDKGGISVTHTVPLNNIDEETIKSICHEYRISNAQIAIRCDATADDIIDVIEGNRLYIPCLYVMNKIDQITIEELDIISKVPHYIPISAHHEWNLDGLLEKIWQYLDLVRIYTKPKGQIPDYNAPVILNSHMRRVEDFCVRIHKSLLDEFKLAIVWGKSVKHNPQKVGKDHELVDEDVVQIVKK; encoded by the exons ATGTCGGTGCTTCAGAGGATCGCGGAGGTGGAGGCGGAGATTGCGAGGACCCAAAAGAACAAAGCGACAAACTACCACTTGGGTTTGTTGAAGGCAAAACTCGCAAAGCTGCGCGCGCAGCTGATCGAGG GAAGCACGAAGAAGGGCGGTGGAGCCGGAGGCGAAGGTTTCGATGTCTCCAAGACGGGAGATGCGCGTGTCGGTCTCGTCGGTTTCCCCTCCGTCGGCAAATCGACGCTGCTCAACAAACTCACAG GAACGTTCAGTGAAGTCGCTGCGTACGAGTTCACGACGTTGACGTGCGTCCCTGGCGTTTTCAAGTACAAAGGCGCGAAGGTCCAGCTCCTCGATCTCCCCGGAATTATCGAAG GTGCGAAGGATGGCAAGGGTCGCGGTAAGCAAGTCATTGGTGTCGCCCGCACGTGTTCGCTGATTCTCATTGTCCTCGATGTCATGAAGCCTATCACCCACAAGCAAATCATCGAGCGCGAACTGGAAGGCTTTGGCATCCGCCTGAACAAGAAGCCGCCCAACATCACGTtcaagaagaaggacaaaG GTGGTATCAGCGTGACGCATACCGTTCCCTTGAACAACatcgacgaggagacgatCAAGTCAATCTGTCACGAGTACCGCATTTCGAACGCGCAGATCGCCATTCGTTGCGACGCCACGGCCGACGACATCATCGACGTCATCGAGGGCAATCGCCTGTACATTCCGTGTCTCTACGTGATGAATAAAATCGACCAAATCACGATTGAAGAGCTGGACATCATCAGCAAGGTCCCACACTACATTCCCATCTCAGCCCACCACGAG TGGAACCTGGACGGGTTGCTGGAGAAGATTTGGCAGTACCTGGATCTCGTGCGCATCTACACCAAGCCGAAGGGGCAAATCCCCGACTACAATGCCCCGGTCATTCTGAACAGCCACATGCGTCGCGTCGAGGACTTCTGCGTGCGGATTCACAAGTCGCTTCTGGACGAATTCAAGCTAGCGATCGTCTGGGGGAAGAGCGTGAAACACAATCCGCAGAAGGTGGGGAAGGACCACGAACTAGTCGACGAGGACGTCGTGCAAATTGTCAAAAAGTAG
- a CDS encoding L24, related, translated as MSAVKTTIKTDICSFSEYRIYPGRGQRFVAKDGKVHTFIHRKEASLFRQKIKPVKLHWSLVWRRMNKKGGKDAVSKRRNRKSAKTVQKAIVGLSLEDIKRTRAQKPETKAKTTTAVKDAKEKKKSKAGGARPQTGPAQKVQIPKQQKQTMRGRK; from the exons ATGTCGGCGGTCAAAACCACCATCAAGACGGACATTTGCTCCTTCTCGGAGTACCGTATCTACCCTGGCCGTGGGCAGCGCTTTGTGGCGAAGGACGGCAAGGTCCACACCTTCATCCACCGCAAGGAGGCCAGCCTGTTCCGACAGAAAATCAAGCCGGTGAAGCTCCACTGGAGTCTT GTGTGGAGACGCATGAacaagaagggaggaaaggacgcCGTCTCTAAGCGCCGCAACAGAAAGTCCGCCAAGACGGTCCAGAAGGCTATCGTCGGTCTGTCTCTGGAAGACATCAAGCGCACTCGCGCTCAGAAGCCGGAGACCAAG GCGAAGACCACCACCGCCGTGAAGGACgccaaggagaagaagaagtcgAAGGCGGGCGGCGCTCGCCCTCAGACCGGACCGGCCCAGAAGGTGCAGATCCCGAAGCAGCAGAAGCAAACCATGCGGGGACGCAAAtag
- a CDS encoding putative DnaJ domain-containing protein — MPPNLTASFGSHDTEPENGPPGSPHRGAESPSVANSRHCDIPETSHSELPEEKNEEIRSHYEVLGVPTDASPEEIRRIYYGLCKVYHPDKSSSSVYATRLCAIQQAYTVLSDETKRLLYDIRIGVYKGKDKWTKVAEVYQIQRERAARDIENMRIDYQTKLEHESKVGGLIIRKALYGNLRLRRSLLEQEYTDGKPKSLLLLSSGPIREDCLEGPFLNVTIPLQVHEHDVCLYVLYDFRGVLHEVTVCDRSYLAIPLKSHRVSPATGPRGPYAPSNVLSLRARWNEKTTARHSLDSGAQKLQSLGEAKQRELALREEQKMRDRRLGCFLLWSSIFTWSGLFLYASAYDKEKARSFISRAIGDGAATRCAILLPPTLSPSIREAWLRILRFEFLSAMWPFTVLRNWALADRGSGQLTGVDAFPK, encoded by the exons ATGCCACCCAACCTGACAGCCTCCTTCGGGAGTCACGACACAGAGCCCGAGAATGGGCCACCAGGGAGCCCTCACAGAGGCGCGGAGTCGCCATCCGTGGCGAATAGTCGGCACTGCGACATTCCGGAGACGAGTCACTCAG AACTcccggaagagaagaatgaGGAGATTCGGAGTCACTACGAGGTCCTCGGAGTCCCCACAGATGCCTCACCTGAGGAAATTCGGCGCATCTACTACGGCCTCTGTAAAGTCTATCATCCTGACAA GTCCTCCAGCAGCGTGTATGCAACGCGCCTTTGCGCCATCCAGCAGGCGTACACAGTCTTGTCcgacgagacgaagcggcTGCTCTACGACATTCGGATTGGCGTCTACAAAGGCAAAGACAAATGGACAAAA GTCGCAGAAGTGTATCAGATTCAGCGGGAGCGTGCGGCACGCGACATTGAAAATATG CGAATTGACTACCAGACAAAGTTGGAGCACGAAAGCAAAGTCGGAG GTCTGATCATCCGAAAGGCCTTGTACGGAAACCTGCGACTCCGCCGGAGCTTGCTGGAACAGGAGTACACGG ACGGCAAACCCAAAAGTCTTCTGTTGCTGTCTTCAGGCCCGATTCGCGAAGACTGTCTCGAAGGCCCCTTCCTCAATGTCACGATTCCTTTGCAG GTCCACGAACACGACGTTTGTCTCTACGTCCTCTACGACTTTAGG GGAGTGTTGCACGAGGTGACGGTTTGCGACCGCTCCTACTTGGCGATTCCCTTGAAAA GCCACCGAGTGTCTCCGGCGACGGGTCCCCGCGGGCCTTATGCCCCGTCGAatgtcctctctctgcgcgcacGCTGGAACGAAAAAACCACGGCGAGACATTCCCTCGACAGCGGTGCGCAAAAGCTCCAGTCTCTCGG GGAAGCAAAGCAACGCGAACTCGCCCTACGGGAAGAGCAAAAAATGCGGGACCGCAGACTTGgatgtttccttctctggagCTCGA TCTTCACGTGGTCAGGCCTCTTTCTGTACGCGAGTGCCTACGacaaggagaaggcgaggtcGTTCATCTCACGGGCCATtggcgacggcgcagcgaCGCGATGTGCGATCCTCCTGCCTCCGACGCTCTCCCCCTCGATCCGGGAGGCCTGGCTGCGGATTCTGCGATTCGAGTTCCTCTCCGCGAT GTGGCCCTTCACTGTCTTGCGGAACTGGGCACTTGCGGACAGGGGTAGCGGCCAGTTGACAGGAGTCGACGCGTTTCCCAAGTGA